One genomic window of Crassostrea angulata isolate pt1a10 unplaced genomic scaffold, ASM2561291v2 HiC_scaffold_167, whole genome shotgun sequence includes the following:
- the LOC128169643 gene encoding bifunctional 3'-5' exonuclease/ATP-dependent helicase WRN-like, with protein sequence MTQGQPMKLFHINQSLYAFHFMFGIALKMADTDEALKKSLSSFSIDSLKPEQRQILDILVERKDCLVILPTGFGKSLPFHVFLPVIREIRADFNQSVMLVCCPLVALMQDQVAKLTTIKSVSAAYIGSSVESDARILNGEIDIIYASPERVINDAGWREGITKLKVCSIVIDEFHTIATWGEDISGLNKQAFRKWFAFVGELRSLFPQANVVALSATCTQKIKKRVMKQLCFGPNTVEIFKSPNKANIKLSVCKVSNELEIAMSWLVDGLKQLAGDFPKTLLYCYSINDVSKLYSYFSKELDEETFGSLIDMFHSETPPSKKEEIVKFLGDKTNSSKKRLVICTNALGMGIDVSNCCSVILFGMPDNIVDLVQEIGRIGRNGEQSIAMILFNSYHLRRLNKDMKEILCSSDCRRLNIMRHFLMDSDLKELKKDTGVHTCCDICQKGCKCDNCELLLLERLLENEVLTDTDSTCSDNSENTEDCWESIFASELNFNLEI encoded by the exons ATGACCCAGGGTCAGCCAATGAAACTCTTTCATATTAACCAATCACTGTACGCTTTTCATTTCATGTTCGGTATAGCTTTAAAAATGGCGGACACAGATGAAGCATTGAAGAAATCGTTGTCAAGTTTTAGTATTGACTCTTTAAAGCCGGAACAGAGACAAATATTGGATATATTAGTCGAAAGGAAAGACTGTTTAGTTATATTGCCAACAGGATTTGGAAAATCGCTTCCTTTTCACGTATTCTTGCCGGTTATTCGCGAGATAAGAGCAGATTTTAACCAAAGTGTCATGTTAGTGTGCTGTCCTTTAGTTGCATTGATGCAGGACCAGGTGGCGAAGTTAACAACAATAAAAAGTGTTTCGGCAGCATACATAG GATCAAGTGTAGAAAGCGATGCCCGTATCCTGAATGGGGAAATAGATATCATATATGCATCCCCAGAACGAGTTATAAATGATGCTGGGTGGAGAGAGGGCATAACAAAGTTGAAAGTTTGTTCCATCGTTATAGACGAGTTCCACACCATTGCAACATG GGGTGAAGACATAAGTGGACTAAATAAACAAGCTTTCAGAAAGTGGTTTGCTTTTGTTGGAGAACTGCGTTCTTTATTTCCACAAGCCAATGTTGTGGCATTGAGTGCAACCTGCacacaaaaaattaagaaacgaGTAATGAAGCAGTTGTGTTTTGGACCAAACACTGTGGAAATTTTCAAGTCTCCAAACAAAGCCAACATTAAACTTTCAGTGTGTAAAGTTTCAAATGAACTGGAAATTGCAATGTCATGGCTTGTAGATGGTTTGAAACAATTGGCTGGTGATTTTCCAAAAACCCTGTTGTATTGTTACAGTATTAATGATGTGTCAAAACTTTACTCTTATTTTTCTAAAGAGCTGGATGAGGAGACATTTGGCTCCTTAATTGATATGTTTCATTCAGAAACTCCCCCATCCAAAAAGGAAGAAATAGTTAAGTTTTTGGGAGATAAAACAAACAGTAGTAAAAAAAGATTAGTTATATGTACAAATGCATTGGGAATGGGTATTGATGTGTCAAATTGTTGTTCTGTTATTTTGTTTGGAATGCCTGACAATATTGTAGATTTAGTTCAAGAAATAGGTAGAATAGGAAGAAATGGTGAACAGTCAATAGCAATGATACTGTTTAATTCCTATCATCTGCGGCGTTTAAATAAAGATATGAAAGAGATTCTTTGTTCAAGTGACTGCAGAAGATTGAATATTATGAGGCATTTTTTGATGGACTCGGATTTAAAAGAACTAAAAAAAGACACAGGAGTACATACTTGTTGTGATATTTGCCAAAAAGGTTGTAAATGTGACAATTGTGAACTACTTCTTTTAGAGAGACTTTTAGAGAATGAAGTTCTAACTGACACGGACAGTACTTGTAGTGATAATTCAGAAAATACAGAGGACTGTTGGGAAAGTATATTTGCCTCAGAATTGAACTTTAACCTTGAAATCTGA